The Bacillus oleivorans genome has a window encoding:
- a CDS encoding N-acetylmuramoyl-L-alanine amidase, with product MYKVITVGAGHSERSNGANRNGYKEHEVARVLKDKLIAALRSVGQKTVDCTSDAATKEAVLAEQVRMCNAVNKNGRLDVSIHLNAGGGTGSEVLYYDQKALAAKVSASICKVAGWRDRGAKIRDDLYFLRNTDAPAILIEVCFIDSASDMKILNEKMDAIVNAIAKELTGKNGKVPTPKPVIIKDNSKPVIMNDQNFKIKVKAKELWYYDKPDWNAKKNTVKAGEVFTVVETLTVNGSKMYKLKSGVYLTANPSFVDKI from the coding sequence ATGTATAAAGTAATTACAGTTGGAGCGGGGCACAGTGAAAGGTCAAATGGCGCGAACAGAAACGGATATAAAGAGCATGAAGTGGCTAGGGTGCTGAAGGATAAGTTAATTGCAGCGTTACGTTCAGTTGGGCAGAAAACGGTCGACTGCACATCTGATGCAGCAACGAAAGAAGCCGTTCTGGCAGAACAAGTGCGGATGTGTAATGCCGTAAATAAAAATGGGCGACTAGACGTTTCAATCCATTTAAACGCTGGGGGCGGCACAGGTTCAGAGGTTCTTTATTATGATCAGAAAGCATTAGCAGCAAAGGTTTCAGCAAGTATCTGCAAGGTTGCTGGCTGGCGTGACCGAGGCGCAAAAATAAGAGACGATTTATATTTTTTAAGAAACACCGATGCACCTGCAATTCTGATTGAGGTTTGTTTTATCGATTCTGCGTCAGACATGAAAATCCTAAATGAAAAGATGGACGCCATTGTGAATGCTATTGCAAAAGAACTAACCGGAAAAAACGGAAAAGTTCCGACTCCCAAACCTGTAATCATAAAAGATAATAGCAAACCGGTGATCATGAATGATCAAAACTTCAAAATTAAAGTAAAAGCAAAAGAGCTTTGGTACTACGACAAGCCCGACTGGAATGCCAAAAAGAATACTGTAAAGGCTGGCGAAGTGTTTACAGTTGTTGAGACATTAACGGTGAACGGGTCTAAAATGTATAAACTGAAGAGCGGTGTATATTTAACAGCTAACCCAAGTTTTGTCGATAAAATCTAA
- a CDS encoding pyroglutamyl-peptidase I, with the protein MKTLMLTGFEPFLGMPINPTERIVTSLDGETIGAYQIKSVLLPVDFEKAPVALLEAFQEINPDAVVSLGLAAGRDAITPERIAINIRDGAPDNSGVVLEDAPINQEGQAGYFSKLPIRKIVNTLKQNGFPANISNSAGTYLCNNVMYTMLHHIEKENLQIPAGFIHVPSSHDLVVEGKKRMPSWSQRDLEEAIKIALQCLDEE; encoded by the coding sequence ATGAAAACACTGATGCTTACGGGATTCGAACCCTTTTTAGGGATGCCGATAAATCCAACTGAAAGAATAGTAACCAGTCTGGATGGAGAAACAATCGGAGCTTACCAGATTAAAAGTGTTCTCCTTCCGGTAGACTTTGAGAAAGCGCCAGTGGCTTTGTTGGAAGCATTTCAGGAAATAAACCCAGATGCGGTTGTTTCACTTGGTTTAGCTGCGGGAAGAGATGCCATTACACCAGAACGGATTGCTATAAATATCAGAGATGGCGCCCCAGATAACAGTGGAGTCGTTCTCGAGGATGCTCCGATAAATCAAGAGGGACAAGCCGGGTATTTTTCAAAACTTCCTATTCGTAAAATCGTTAACACACTAAAACAAAACGGCTTCCCTGCCAACATTTCAAACAGTGCAGGCACTTACCTTTGCAACAATGTCATGTACACAATGCTTCATCACATCGAAAAAGAAAACCTGCAAATCCCGGCAGGATTTATCCACGTTCCGTCTTCTCATGATTTAGTGGTCGAAGGCAAGAAAAGAATGCCAAGCTGGTCACAAAGGGATTTAGAAGAGGCCATTAAAATTGCGTTACAATGCCTGGATGAAGAATAG
- a CDS encoding BsuPI-related putative proteinase inhibitor, which produces MKKLGMIGLTTVSLLIPSSIGLAATDGVCTGNEVTCLQLPENGEWIAEDEAYQFLHGLGVFHGYANGEAQLAQKTTRAQVAATLQRMFQLEIPGSVSPHQNLAGYWAYDVIRAVQEAGWMVYEDGKFQPGKHITSQELAEILAKAAKLNTGDYASIWLPADSEYQDDLAAVLTEKLLPGADDYTIEVTRGDLAVSLYQLYHYMIKKEPGSVISALFSSLKVDQQDEGWKWSFDVVNQTEAKQTVTFSSGMEYDYILYKDGEKIEQFSDGKQFIMIYQEKELAQGDKLHYEGSFQNLEPGNYTLEVWLAAKGVAQAKKTVSFAVEE; this is translated from the coding sequence GGAGTTTGTACAGGGAATGAAGTCACATGTTTGCAGCTTCCAGAAAACGGAGAATGGATTGCGGAGGATGAAGCCTACCAATTTTTACATGGACTTGGTGTATTCCATGGCTATGCCAATGGGGAAGCCCAATTAGCTCAAAAGACTACCCGTGCCCAAGTGGCTGCCACCTTACAGAGAATGTTTCAGCTTGAAATTCCTGGGTCCGTTTCCCCTCATCAAAACCTTGCCGGCTATTGGGCTTACGATGTGATTCGTGCCGTTCAAGAAGCCGGATGGATGGTCTATGAGGATGGAAAATTCCAGCCAGGCAAACACATAACGTCCCAGGAGCTCGCTGAAATTTTAGCAAAAGCAGCCAAATTAAACACTGGAGATTATGCTTCGATTTGGCTCCCAGCCGATTCAGAATATCAGGATGACTTAGCAGCAGTTTTAACGGAAAAGCTACTTCCAGGAGCGGATGACTATACAATAGAAGTAACGCGTGGAGATTTAGCGGTTTCGTTGTATCAGTTGTATCATTATATGATTAAAAAGGAGCCTGGTTCTGTGATAAGTGCATTATTCTCTTCTTTGAAGGTTGATCAGCAAGATGAAGGCTGGAAATGGTCGTTTGACGTTGTAAATCAGACAGAGGCAAAACAAACCGTTACTTTTTCATCGGGCATGGAATATGACTACATTCTTTATAAAGACGGCGAAAAGATTGAGCAATTTTCAGATGGAAAACAATTTATTATGATTTATCAGGAGAAAGAATTAGCTCAAGGTGACAAGCTTCATTATGAAGGCTCTTTCCAGAATCTAGAGCCTGGAAACTACACTCTTGAAGTTTGGCTGGCCGCTAAAGGGGTTGCGCAGGCGAAGAAAACCGTTTCGTTTGCCGTTGAGGAATAA